One window of the Streptomyces sp. TS71-3 genome contains the following:
- a CDS encoding phosphotransferase enzyme family protein: MTSIEDLPGGWNSTTWLVHLAGPVHNPGRYVAKLADSGDADAFRGGLRAAVAASSRGFPSGPPVSARDGSLAVDLPEGVLALLEYVPGRPPDTASPADARRVGETLARAHRALGDEDAGLCEQFAWPWTWADACLRDIPMTAKIRDAAARALDDARGISMRRQLRIGVVHGDPGLGGFRLEDGRIPLDGLIDWSAAMQAPRLYDLGSLAVITRHHPRVLDWALDGYKRVSPEACEELAHLDAFVKLRWMCNAIYFAARLDRGIVRGARSAADNEEGLAEAYAGLTAEAPRPQATR; this comes from the coding sequence GTGACATCGATCGAAGACCTTCCCGGCGGCTGGAACTCGACCACTTGGCTGGTCCACCTCGCCGGGCCCGTCCACAACCCCGGCCGGTACGTGGCCAAGCTCGCCGACTCCGGCGACGCCGACGCCTTCCGGGGCGGACTCAGGGCGGCTGTAGCGGCCTCCTCCCGCGGCTTTCCCAGCGGCCCACCCGTTTCGGCACGGGACGGGAGCCTGGCCGTGGACCTCCCCGAAGGGGTACTCGCGCTACTCGAATACGTGCCGGGCCGACCACCCGACACCGCGTCACCCGCAGACGCTCGGCGCGTGGGAGAGACCCTGGCTCGCGCACACCGGGCGCTCGGAGACGAGGACGCGGGACTGTGCGAACAGTTCGCCTGGCCGTGGACGTGGGCCGATGCCTGTCTGCGGGACATTCCCATGACGGCGAAGATCCGCGACGCGGCGGCGCGAGCCCTGGACGACGCCCGCGGTATCTCTATGCGCAGGCAGCTACGCATCGGTGTGGTCCACGGCGATCCGGGACTGGGCGGCTTCCGGCTGGAAGACGGCCGCATCCCTCTGGACGGACTCATCGACTGGTCAGCTGCGATGCAGGCTCCGCGGCTCTACGACCTGGGCAGCCTGGCGGTGATCACGCGCCACCATCCACGCGTGCTGGACTGGGCGTTGGACGGCTACAAGCGAGTATCCCCTGAGGCCTGCGAGGAACTCGCTCACCTCGACGCTTTCGTCAAGCTGCGGTGGATGTGCAACGCCATCTACTTCGCCGCCCGCCTGGACAGGGGAATTGTTCGGGGTGCTCGATCCGCAGCAGATAATGAAGAGGGCCTCGCCGAGGCCTACGCGGGCCTGACCGCAGAAGCGCCCCGGCCCCAAGCAACTCGATGA